GGGAAGCAGGCGGTCAAGTGAAGGAAATGTTTTCGTTCGAGTCCTTCAAGGTGCTGGTAGAAAAAACAGCAGGCAGACCGGTCGTATCCGAGGCGTTCTTGAAGCTAAATGTCGCAGGGACGAGTGTTTATACCGCTGCTGAAGGAAATGGTCCTGTCAATGCACTCGATAATGCACTTCGCAAGGCCCTTTCCCAATATTTCCCTGCCTTGCGGGACATGCATCTGGCTGATTACAAGGTACGTGTGCTCGACGAAAAAGATGCCACCGCGGCCAAAGTACGAGTACTCATAGAATCCAAAAATTACGAAGACGTCTGGAGTAACGTAGGCGTATCCGAAAATGTAATTGAAGCCAGCTGGGAAGCTCTTCTGGACAGCTTCCGTTATGCGTTGCTGGAAGCACCGATTCCCAAAAACGAGCAGGCAGACCTTACTCACCAGGGATTAATTAACCACTAATCCTAATCAGACGAAGGAATGCTTCTAAAAGGTGTCTTTAGGACCTATCGGGACCTCAAAGACACCTTCTTTTTTTGAAGCATCTGTATTTTACGATCCAATTCCTGCTCACTCAGCATGCCGATGATAATTTCGTGCACCTGTCCATGATGATCAACCAATACATGAGTCGGAAAAGCTGCTCCCCCAAACCGTTCAAACAATGCCCCTTGCTCATCAAGCAAAATCGGAAATTGCAGGCCCAAAGCGCGGGAAAATTTCTGCACATCCTCCAGTCGATCATAGCGAGTTACATTGATTCCATATACATCTACATCTTGTTTGTACTTGCGATACAACTCATTCAGCATAGGCGCTTCCACACGGCACGGATCACACCATGAAGCCCAAAAGCTAATAACCAGCGGTTTGTTGCGTGTAGCCCCCACATCGTAGGAGTTACCGTTCAAACCCTTTAAAATCATAGATGGAAGCCGTTGACCGGGTTTTAGCTTTTTGATTTCCCCATCCTTATATCCCTCCTGGGAAAGTACATTTTTAATCGGCAGGCTTGTTGCATAAGCCATGTTTGCAATAACTCCCCATGCAGCCGCTCCCACAACCAGCATAGCTATCCCTAATCTCATACAATCAAGCCTTTTCACAATCCAATCACCTGACTTTCATTAAGCTTACCTTGAACTTCTCCATAGGATACCCAGTCTGCTCCCAACTCTAACCTTCCCCATCTGCATATGTGCACAAAAAAACAGCAAACCCACGAATAGTCGCGGACTTGCTGTTTTTGGTGCAACCTGAGCGCTAGCGATGTACACGAGATCAGGCATGACTTAAATGTGCATAAACATCTGCCAAATTAGTCACGTTACGCTCAAGCATTTCCTGTACATACGCCACCCACAGCTTAGCTGTCATTTTTGCATCCTCTAACGCATGATGCCGCCCCTCAATCGGAATGCTTTGATAGGTCAGCAATTCATCCAGGCTATACGTTTGGTGCTGTTGCGGCTCAAGCCACTTGGCAAGCATCATCGTATCGAGAACTCGGTGAGTCAGCTGGACTTTAGATGTTTTCCATAAAGCGGCATTCAAAAAAGCCTTGTCATGAGCACTGGCATGCGCTACAAGTACACGCCCACCTACAAAGGACATAAAATCATGCAGCCCATTCATAAGCGGTGGAGCCTCATCTGTCATTTCCCGGGTAATCCCGGTTAGCTCAGTAATATGCTCAG
This DNA window, taken from Paenibacillus kribbensis, encodes the following:
- a CDS encoding exonuclease domain-containing protein, with amino-acid sequence MKEPAQGGGFWSALRRGGVPSAIASVMGAPTAQQMAFIRSLTREQRRSEVLRTPLERLETVVFDLETTGFSAQHGDEILSFGAIRVVGDTIMEKEQFYTLVNPRTVIPEHITELTGITREMTDEAPPLMNGLHDFMSFVGGRVLVAHASAHDKAFLNAALWKTSKVQLTHRVLDTMMLAKWLEPQQHQTYSLDELLTYQSIPIEGRHHALEDAKMTAKLWVAYVQEMLERNVTNLADVYAHLSHA
- a CDS encoding TlpA family protein disulfide reductase, which produces MKRLDCMRLGIAMLVVGAAAWGVIANMAYATSLPIKNVLSQEGYKDGEIKKLKPGQRLPSMILKGLNGNSYDVGATRNKPLVISFWASWCDPCRVEAPMLNELYRKYKQDVDVYGINVTRYDRLEDVQKFSRALGLQFPILLDEQGALFERFGGAAFPTHVLVDHHGQVHEIIIGMLSEQELDRKIQMLQKKKVSLRSR